A region of Thermovibrio ammonificans HB-1 DNA encodes the following proteins:
- a CDS encoding energy-coupling factor ABC transporter ATP-binding protein yields MEVLKATDLWVEIGGIEVLRGVDFSLSKGEKLFLTGDNGAGKTTFIETLMGFVKPLRGQIFLNGSPVESEGDWRKLRLTVGYVFQNPDDQLFCPTVEEEIAFAPLVAGKSRREVEEIVSSLLSLFKIEHLRLRPTHKLSGGEKRIVSIAAVLAMEPELLILDEPTVGLDRFRLARLEEFLRETDCGVLVVTHERELIDRLRWRRLELKEGRLLLAEDG; encoded by the coding sequence GTGGAAGTTCTGAAGGCCACCGACCTCTGGGTTGAAATCGGAGGTATAGAGGTTCTCAGGGGAGTCGATTTCTCCCTCTCAAAGGGGGAGAAGCTCTTTTTAACCGGCGATAACGGAGCCGGCAAGACCACCTTCATAGAGACCCTGATGGGGTTTGTGAAGCCTTTGAGGGGGCAGATTTTCTTAAACGGCTCCCCGGTTGAATCCGAAGGCGACTGGCGTAAACTCCGCCTCACCGTAGGCTACGTGTTTCAGAATCCCGACGACCAGCTCTTCTGCCCCACCGTTGAAGAGGAGATAGCCTTCGCACCCCTTGTTGCCGGAAAGAGCCGCCGGGAGGTCGAAGAGATTGTCTCGTCGCTCCTTTCCCTCTTTAAGATAGAGCACCTCAGGCTCAGGCCCACCCACAAGCTCTCCGGAGGGGAGAAGAGGATAGTCTCCATTGCCGCCGTTTTGGCGATGGAGCCCGAGCTCCTTATCCTTGACGAGCCCACCGTTGGCCTCGACCGCTTCAGGCTCGCCAGGCTCGAGGAGTTCCTTAGGGAGACCGACTGCGGCGTTCTGGTTGTTACCCACGAGAGGGAGCTCATAGACCGCCTCCGGTGGAGGCGGCTTGAGCTGAAAGAGGGGCGGTTACTTCTCGCTGAAGATGGCTAA
- the cysS gene encoding cysteine--tRNA ligase, with translation MIKVTNTLTERKEEFKPLEGKTVKMYVCGPTVYDHAHIGHARSAVVFDVIRRWLEYRGYRVIFVRNYTDVDDKIIKRSKEEGIPWYEVSKKYIASYEEDMEALNVKEPTYKPKVTEHIREIIEMIDGLIQKGHAYEADGDVYFSVESFPEYGKLSKRKTEELLAGARVEPGEKKKNPLDFALWKKSKEGEPGWESPWGVGRPGWHIECSAMSMKYLGETIDIHGGGFDLIFPHHENEIAQSESYTGKTFARYWIHNGFVMVNREKMSKSLGNFFTIKEILKQFSPDTLRLFLLSTHYRSPIDFTVERLKEAERALKRLTTFIESVKAVEKLPEEGEKGEPIDVESARREFEAAMDDDFNTAKALGALYELVKRANTLKDKALKRQKITPSERESLVDAARFTENALKTLGFKLEREQSEGGLEEALIELLIQVRGELRKKKEFQLADLIRDRLKELGITLEDLPTGTVYRRE, from the coding sequence ATGATAAAAGTCACCAACACCCTTACAGAGCGCAAAGAGGAGTTCAAGCCCCTGGAGGGAAAAACCGTCAAGATGTACGTCTGCGGCCCCACGGTTTACGACCACGCCCATATAGGACACGCAAGGAGCGCCGTTGTGTTCGACGTTATAAGGCGGTGGCTCGAGTACAGAGGCTATAGAGTTATCTTCGTAAGGAACTACACCGACGTAGACGACAAAATAATAAAACGCTCAAAAGAAGAGGGGATACCCTGGTACGAAGTCTCAAAGAAGTACATAGCCTCCTACGAAGAGGATATGGAGGCCCTAAACGTTAAGGAGCCGACCTACAAGCCCAAGGTCACCGAGCACATACGGGAGATAATAGAGATGATAGACGGCCTCATCCAGAAAGGCCACGCCTACGAGGCCGACGGAGACGTCTACTTCTCGGTAGAGAGCTTCCCCGAGTACGGCAAACTCTCAAAGCGGAAAACGGAAGAGCTTCTGGCGGGAGCCCGAGTTGAGCCGGGCGAGAAAAAGAAAAACCCCTTAGACTTCGCCCTCTGGAAGAAGAGCAAAGAGGGAGAGCCCGGCTGGGAGTCCCCCTGGGGAGTGGGAAGGCCCGGCTGGCACATAGAGTGCTCGGCAATGAGCATGAAGTACCTGGGCGAAACGATAGACATACACGGAGGCGGCTTCGACCTCATCTTCCCCCACCACGAAAACGAAATAGCCCAGTCGGAGAGCTACACCGGCAAAACCTTCGCCCGCTACTGGATTCACAACGGCTTCGTAATGGTAAACAGGGAGAAGATGAGCAAAAGCCTCGGCAACTTCTTCACCATCAAAGAGATTCTAAAGCAGTTCTCGCCCGACACCTTAAGGCTCTTCCTGCTCTCAACCCACTACAGGAGCCCCATAGACTTCACAGTCGAAAGGCTTAAAGAGGCCGAAAGGGCCCTAAAGAGGCTGACAACCTTCATAGAGAGCGTAAAGGCGGTAGAAAAGCTCCCCGAAGAAGGGGAAAAAGGCGAGCCAATAGACGTTGAAAGCGCCAGAAGGGAGTTTGAAGCGGCAATGGACGACGACTTCAACACCGCAAAGGCCCTGGGAGCGCTCTACGAGCTTGTAAAAAGGGCAAACACCTTAAAAGACAAAGCCCTCAAACGGCAGAAGATAACCCCCAGCGAGAGGGAGAGCCTCGTTGATGCGGCCCGGTTCACCGAAAACGCCCTGAAAACTTTAGGCTTTAAGCTCGAAAGGGAGCAGAGCGAGGGCGGACTGGAGGAGGCCCTCATAGAGCTTCTCATCCAGGTAAGGGGAGAGCTCAGGAAGAAAAAGGAGTTCCAGCTTGCAGACCTCATAAGGGACAGGCTGAAAGAGCTCGGAATAACCTTAGAGGACCTTCCGACCGGAACGGTCTACAGGAGAGAGTAG
- a CDS encoding universal stress protein: MPLFKKVLYPTDFSDLAEVALDYVKKLKEAGAQEVVVLHVIHPLEFSLPQFDDPFALDVATIYAHIPEIEKAILESHEEALKKIEEELKGLGFKVKTVMTVGEPADEIVNVAKQEQVKVIVMGYHGKGLLERILEMGSTTRAVIEKAHCPVLVVKKEG, encoded by the coding sequence ATGCCGCTTTTTAAGAAGGTTCTCTACCCTACAGACTTTTCCGACCTTGCAGAGGTTGCTCTCGACTACGTTAAAAAGCTCAAAGAGGCAGGGGCTCAAGAGGTTGTTGTTCTTCACGTTATTCACCCCTTGGAGTTCTCCCTTCCCCAGTTCGATGACCCCTTTGCCCTCGACGTTGCCACCATATACGCCCACATTCCCGAGATAGAGAAGGCGATTCTCGAAAGCCACGAGGAGGCGCTTAAGAAGATAGAAGAGGAGCTCAAAGGCCTCGGCTTTAAAGTAAAAACCGTTATGACCGTAGGTGAGCCCGCCGACGAGATAGTGAACGTTGCTAAGCAGGAGCAGGTGAAGGTTATCGTTATGGGCTACCACGGCAAAGGGCTCCTTGAGCGTATTCTCGAGATGGGAAGCACCACCAGAGCCGTTATAGAGAAGGCACACTGTCCGGTTCTCGTTGTGAAGAAGGAGGGGTAG
- a CDS encoding PilN domain-containing protein, with protein sequence MIGVDAGSSAVKWFDGKAFGLGELPAAPLVVGVSSATALVKFSDYPVCKGTNLKRLIVSDVAAELSVSPSEVAVAYCPVERLEKGCRFLTFVEKVQVLNSLREKFKELSFLTVDAVGGATAGYLLFGESPFTVLDAGASKLSCYRVEGGLITGFELLRGGFSYHLPRLSAAVERLKGLFKGKLLLVGGGALSEEFKGELGKLVSFEVPEIHPFGRETPLFFNAYGLRHLRRFRCRAFFFQRSLFNLDFLQKNRLLLVKLAGGIAVSLFFFTAAQVVQLVAAKRDYTALKGELYSKLSELLGEKVVAPEIQIPQEIESLKEEARFLLADRPPLLLYLDAISRSVVKGLKVLEIEGDIKSGRFTVTGLAQGSNLVDAFVANLRARFRKVSVSSTSQVKGGVKFTVTVSGVKLGR encoded by the coding sequence ATGATAGGGGTTGATGCTGGAAGCTCCGCCGTTAAGTGGTTCGACGGCAAGGCCTTCGGTTTGGGAGAGCTGCCGGCAGCTCCATTGGTTGTCGGCGTCTCTTCGGCAACGGCTCTCGTTAAGTTTTCAGACTACCCCGTCTGTAAGGGGACCAACTTAAAGAGGCTGATTGTCAGCGACGTTGCCGCGGAGCTTTCGGTCTCCCCTTCTGAAGTTGCCGTTGCCTACTGCCCCGTTGAGAGGCTGGAGAAGGGGTGTAGGTTTTTAACTTTCGTTGAGAAGGTGCAGGTTCTCAACTCCCTGAGGGAGAAGTTTAAGGAGCTCTCGTTCCTCACCGTTGACGCCGTTGGAGGTGCCACTGCAGGCTACCTGCTCTTCGGAGAGTCTCCTTTTACCGTCCTCGATGCCGGGGCCTCTAAGCTCAGCTGTTACCGGGTGGAAGGCGGTCTTATAACGGGTTTTGAGCTCCTCCGTGGCGGCTTTTCGTACCACCTTCCGCGGCTCTCTGCCGCCGTTGAGCGGCTGAAGGGGCTGTTTAAAGGCAAGCTTTTGCTGGTGGGCGGGGGAGCCCTGTCGGAGGAGTTTAAGGGGGAGCTCGGAAAGCTTGTTTCCTTTGAGGTTCCGGAAATTCACCCCTTCGGCAGGGAAACGCCCCTCTTTTTCAACGCTTACGGTCTTAGGCACCTGCGCAGGTTCAGGTGCAGGGCCTTCTTCTTCCAGCGCTCCCTTTTTAACCTGGACTTCCTCCAGAAGAACAGGCTGCTGCTTGTTAAGTTGGCAGGGGGCATTGCCGTTTCTCTCTTTTTCTTTACGGCCGCTCAGGTTGTTCAGCTTGTTGCCGCAAAGAGGGACTACACGGCCTTAAAGGGGGAGCTCTACTCGAAGCTCTCCGAGCTTTTAGGGGAAAAGGTTGTGGCTCCCGAGATTCAGATTCCCCAGGAGATTGAGTCTTTAAAAGAGGAGGCCCGATTCCTTCTTGCAGACAGGCCTCCGCTGCTGCTTTACCTTGATGCCATTTCCCGCTCGGTGGTTAAGGGGTTAAAGGTTTTGGAGATTGAGGGGGATATCAAGAGCGGCCGTTTCACCGTTACCGGCCTGGCTCAGGGGAGTAACCTGGTGGACGCTTTCGTAGCCAACCTGAGAGCCCGCTTTAGAAAGGTTTCCGTCTCCTCCACCTCCCAGGTGAAAGGGGGAGTGAAGTTCACAGTTACGGTTTCAGGGGTGAAGCTTGGACGTTAA
- the gspM gene encoding type II secretion system protein GspM produces MDVKELREVLEERLSSLSDREKRLLLVFVPVLLFVLYLGLVFLPLKSSVDRYRERRELLLKKVNSLKVQLEELAALRSRLNPLLVKVDRGIGLDPSSYVKSVARMVGLQIDSVKVLAGETSNGIERDRLSVSFSQVELNRLARFINRLERGSYAFRVVSVSLSDYDENGLVSGKLTLYFFRRAQ; encoded by the coding sequence TTGGACGTTAAGGAGTTGAGGGAAGTTCTGGAAGAGAGGCTCTCTTCTTTAAGCGATAGGGAGAAGAGGCTCCTTCTCGTTTTCGTGCCGGTTCTGCTGTTTGTTTTGTACCTGGGGTTGGTTTTCCTCCCCTTGAAGAGCTCTGTTGACCGGTACAGGGAGCGTCGGGAGCTTCTGCTGAAAAAAGTTAACTCCCTCAAGGTTCAGCTTGAGGAGCTTGCGGCTTTACGCTCCCGCCTTAACCCGCTCCTTGTTAAGGTTGACAGGGGGATAGGCCTTGACCCCTCATCCTACGTTAAGAGCGTTGCCCGTATGGTGGGCCTTCAGATAGACTCTGTTAAGGTGCTTGCAGGGGAAACTTCAAACGGCATAGAGCGTGACAGGCTATCCGTTTCCTTCTCGCAGGTTGAGCTTAACAGGCTTGCAAGGTTTATAAACAGGCTCGAGAGGGGGAGCTACGCCTTTAGGGTGGTTTCCGTTTCCCTCTCCGACTACGACGAGAACGGCCTCGTTTCGGGGAAGCTCACCCTCTACTTCTTCAGGAGAGCACAATGA
- the mtnA gene encoding S-methyl-5-thioribose-1-phosphate isomerase encodes MGRIKDIRPLKWTGEALLLLDQRKLPLKEEWVECKDYECVARAIEQMVVRGAPAIGVVAAYGVVLGAKEMAEKTKGYLDFKAKVELIINRLAATRPTAVNLFWALKRMRRIVEAGTDIEEIVVALETEAINIERQDVETNRKIGYYGAELLSSREVILTHCNTGALATAGYGTALGVVRAAVEMGKDITVFVDETRPYLQGARLTAWELQQEGIPYYLITDNMAGWFMSLGEITCIIVGADRIARNGDTANKIGTYTLSVLAKEHGIPFYIAAPTSTFDLSIKSGADIPIEERSEDEVLYCHCKNCRIAPYGAKVKNPAFDVTPHENITGIITEKGVINAPNEEKVLEFFSQ; translated from the coding sequence ATGGGAAGGATAAAGGACATCAGGCCTTTAAAGTGGACGGGAGAGGCCCTGCTTCTCCTCGACCAGAGGAAGCTCCCCTTAAAGGAGGAGTGGGTTGAGTGTAAAGACTACGAGTGCGTTGCAAGGGCCATAGAACAGATGGTTGTAAGGGGCGCCCCGGCCATAGGCGTTGTTGCCGCCTACGGGGTTGTTCTCGGCGCCAAGGAGATGGCCGAGAAGACCAAAGGCTACCTTGACTTTAAGGCGAAGGTTGAGCTCATAATTAACCGGCTGGCGGCAACCAGGCCCACTGCCGTTAACCTCTTCTGGGCCCTGAAGCGTATGCGCAGGATTGTAGAGGCCGGGACTGATATAGAGGAGATAGTTGTTGCCCTTGAGACCGAAGCCATAAACATAGAGAGGCAGGACGTTGAAACCAACAGGAAGATAGGCTACTACGGTGCCGAGCTCCTCTCCTCCCGGGAGGTAATCCTTACCCACTGTAACACCGGAGCCCTTGCAACTGCAGGCTACGGAACGGCCCTGGGGGTGGTCAGGGCTGCCGTTGAGATGGGTAAGGATATTACGGTCTTCGTAGATGAAACCCGCCCCTACCTGCAGGGGGCAAGGCTTACCGCCTGGGAGCTTCAGCAGGAGGGCATTCCCTACTACCTCATAACCGACAACATGGCCGGCTGGTTCATGAGCCTCGGAGAGATTACCTGCATAATCGTTGGGGCAGACAGGATAGCCAGGAACGGCGATACGGCCAACAAAATCGGCACCTACACCCTCTCGGTTCTTGCGAAGGAACACGGCATACCCTTTTACATAGCCGCTCCCACCTCTACATTCGACCTCTCCATAAAGAGCGGTGCCGACATCCCCATAGAGGAGCGTTCCGAAGACGAGGTGCTCTACTGCCACTGTAAGAACTGCCGCATAGCTCCCTACGGGGCAAAGGTTAAAAACCCCGCCTTCGACGTTACGCCCCACGAGAACATTACGGGGATAATCACCGAAAAGGGTGTAATCAACGCTCCCAACGAGGAGAAGGTTCTTGAGTTCTTCTCCCAGTAG
- the serA gene encoding phosphoglycerate dehydrogenase, translating into MGKFKVLVTEHIADAGIELLKSQPDVELTYDPELFRNFDRILQIIPEYDALITRSGTPVTEELLERAKRLKVVGRAGVGVDNIDLEAASRRGILVVNAPTGNTLAATEHTMGMMIAAARLIPYAHKSLKEERKWERKKFMGVELAGKTLGIIGFGRIGSRVGIRAKAFDMKVIAYDPYIKREKAERLGVELVDDLDELLKRSDIITVHTPLTDETRNMITKREIEKMKDGVILLNIARGGIINEKDLYEALVSGKVRAAAVDVFSKEPATDNILLDAPNIVVTPHIGANTFESQTNVAVIIANQVLAALRGEEVEFAVNAPFEDTTAAKNLKPYMELAEKLGLFAVQVACSRSKEIVLEFRGELGEEVKPITTAFLKGYLQKVVDIPVNLINAPFLAKEKGISVVEVRRPEGVNFKKLVRVICRGENGEEFSIAGTVMDEKFPKIVEINGFLFDLTPEGKLLLIKNYDVPGVIGKLGSILGKHRVNIAGFQLGRKEKGKEAKGVILIDDDVPQQAIEEIKEIPEILEVKQVNL; encoded by the coding sequence ATGGGTAAGTTTAAAGTCCTTGTTACAGAACACATAGCAGACGCCGGCATAGAGCTTCTGAAGAGCCAGCCCGACGTTGAGCTCACCTACGACCCCGAGCTCTTCAGGAACTTCGACAGGATTCTTCAGATAATCCCCGAGTACGACGCCCTCATAACGAGAAGCGGAACTCCCGTAACCGAAGAGCTCCTGGAGAGGGCAAAGAGACTAAAAGTTGTAGGCCGTGCAGGAGTAGGCGTAGATAACATAGACCTTGAAGCGGCATCCCGTAGGGGAATACTCGTTGTGAACGCCCCCACCGGAAACACCCTGGCGGCAACAGAGCACACAATGGGAATGATGATAGCGGCCGCCAGGCTCATCCCCTACGCCCACAAGTCCTTAAAAGAGGAGCGTAAGTGGGAGAGGAAGAAGTTTATGGGGGTTGAGCTCGCAGGTAAAACTCTGGGAATCATAGGGTTCGGCAGAATAGGCTCGAGGGTCGGCATAAGGGCAAAGGCCTTCGACATGAAGGTGATAGCCTACGACCCCTACATAAAGAGGGAGAAGGCCGAGAGACTCGGGGTTGAGCTCGTAGACGACCTGGACGAGCTCCTAAAGCGCTCGGACATAATCACGGTCCACACCCCTCTTACAGATGAGACCCGCAACATGATAACCAAGCGGGAAATCGAGAAGATGAAAGACGGAGTAATCCTCCTGAACATAGCCAGAGGGGGGATTATCAACGAGAAGGACCTTTACGAGGCCCTCGTAAGCGGAAAAGTAAGGGCCGCGGCCGTAGACGTTTTCAGTAAAGAGCCCGCAACCGACAACATACTCCTCGACGCCCCCAACATAGTTGTAACTCCCCACATAGGGGCAAACACCTTTGAGTCCCAGACCAACGTTGCAGTGATAATCGCCAACCAGGTACTCGCCGCTTTAAGGGGCGAGGAGGTGGAGTTTGCCGTAAACGCCCCCTTTGAGGACACAACGGCCGCCAAGAACCTTAAACCTTACATGGAGCTGGCCGAGAAGCTCGGGCTCTTTGCGGTCCAGGTTGCCTGCTCAAGGAGCAAGGAGATAGTCCTTGAGTTCCGAGGTGAGCTGGGAGAGGAGGTAAAGCCCATAACAACGGCCTTCTTGAAGGGTTACCTCCAGAAAGTTGTGGACATACCGGTTAACCTTATAAACGCGCCGTTTTTGGCCAAGGAGAAAGGGATATCGGTTGTAGAGGTTAGAAGGCCCGAGGGAGTGAACTTCAAGAAGCTCGTAAGGGTTATCTGCAGGGGCGAAAACGGCGAGGAGTTCTCGATAGCCGGAACCGTAATGGACGAGAAGTTCCCGAAGATTGTAGAGATAAACGGCTTCCTCTTCGACCTCACTCCCGAAGGGAAGCTGCTGCTCATCAAGAACTACGACGTTCCCGGCGTTATCGGGAAGCTCGGCTCGATTCTGGGCAAGCACAGGGTAAACATAGCCGGGTTCCAGCTGGGAAGAAAGGAGAAGGGAAAGGAGGCCAAAGGGGTAATCCTGATAGACGACGACGTTCCCCAGCAGGCCATAGAGGAGATAAAGGAGATTCCCGAAATCCTGGAAGTGAAGCAGGTAAACCTTTAG
- the ruvB gene encoding Holliday junction branch migration DNA helicase RuvB translates to MIERPSSFAEFIGQEPVKRVLKVAVESAKRRGEPLDHILLYGPPGTGKTTLATILASELRVGLKLLSAPTVERKGDLLGVLTTLNEGDILFIDEIHRLPRSIEEMLYTAMEDFRVDVIVGGKRAVSFELPPFTLVGATTRLNLITPPLRSRFGIVCRLELYSPRELKEVARRGAEKLKLNLTEGALELLAGCSRGTPRILNQILKRVRDYATVHGWEVIDAREVEAVLEDLGIDRYGLDRLDRKILETIATTFKGGPVGLSTLSTVLKEDPDTVESVHEPFLIEMGYLVKTPRGRKLTEKGWKALGLKGEGLPLFESERP, encoded by the coding sequence GTGATAGAGAGACCGAGTAGCTTTGCAGAGTTTATAGGTCAGGAGCCCGTAAAGAGGGTTCTAAAAGTTGCCGTTGAGTCTGCCAAGAGGCGGGGTGAACCCCTCGACCACATACTCCTCTACGGCCCGCCCGGCACCGGAAAAACGACCCTCGCCACCATACTCGCCTCTGAGCTTCGGGTGGGGTTGAAGCTCCTTTCGGCTCCCACAGTGGAGCGTAAAGGCGACCTGCTGGGCGTTCTCACAACCCTGAACGAGGGAGATATCCTCTTCATAGACGAAATCCACCGCCTTCCCCGCTCCATAGAGGAGATGCTCTACACCGCCATGGAGGACTTCAGGGTAGATGTTATAGTCGGCGGTAAGCGGGCCGTCTCATTTGAGCTTCCCCCTTTCACCCTCGTTGGCGCCACAACCAGGCTCAACCTAATCACGCCTCCTTTGAGGAGCCGGTTCGGTATAGTGTGCCGGCTTGAGCTCTACTCCCCCCGGGAGCTGAAAGAGGTTGCCCGCAGGGGAGCAGAGAAGCTCAAGCTGAACCTGACCGAAGGGGCCCTTGAGCTCCTTGCCGGCTGTAGCCGTGGCACGCCCAGGATACTGAACCAGATACTCAAGCGGGTCAGGGACTACGCCACCGTTCACGGCTGGGAAGTTATAGACGCTCGGGAAGTTGAGGCCGTTCTTGAGGACCTCGGTATAGACCGCTACGGCCTTGACCGCCTCGACAGGAAGATTCTCGAGACCATCGCCACTACATTCAAGGGCGGACCTGTGGGGCTCTCTACCCTCTCAACCGTCCTTAAAGAAGACCCCGACACCGTTGAGTCGGTTCACGAGCCCTTCCTCATAGAGATGGGTTACCTGGTTAAAACGCCCAGGGGCAGGAAACTTACCGAAAAGGGCTGGAAGGCTTTGGGTTTGAAGGGAGAAGGCCTCCCGCTCTTTGAGAGCGAAAGGCCTTGA
- the mazG gene encoding nucleoside triphosphate pyrophosphohydrolase: protein MRKERYTFEDLVKIMETLRSPEGCPWDRKQTHESLLPYLIEEAYEVVDAVRKGDDAELKEELGDLLLQVVFHSQIAKERGAFTVEDVVDSIARKLIYRHPHVFSGKEGIETAEDVNREWEKLKEKEGKRRESLMDGVPESMPALERAYKLQKRAAKVGFDWSDFRGIKEKMVEELQEIEQELHTGNRDKLREEVGDLLFMAVNLARFLGIHPEVALREANDKFERRFRYMEEVARKEGKELKELSLEQMERLWEQAKRELK from the coding sequence GTGAGAAAGGAGCGTTACACTTTTGAAGACCTGGTTAAGATAATGGAGACGCTACGCTCTCCGGAAGGGTGTCCGTGGGACAGGAAGCAGACCCACGAGTCGCTCCTTCCCTACCTGATAGAGGAGGCCTACGAGGTTGTAGACGCCGTTCGTAAAGGAGACGATGCCGAGCTTAAGGAGGAGCTGGGAGACCTGCTCCTTCAGGTGGTTTTCCACTCCCAGATTGCAAAGGAGCGGGGGGCCTTTACCGTTGAGGATGTTGTTGACTCGATAGCGAGGAAGCTCATCTACCGCCACCCCCACGTTTTCTCCGGTAAGGAGGGGATAGAGACCGCCGAAGACGTTAATCGGGAGTGGGAGAAGCTTAAAGAGAAGGAGGGGAAGCGCAGAGAGAGTCTGATGGACGGGGTTCCGGAGTCTATGCCGGCCCTTGAGAGGGCTTACAAGCTCCAGAAGCGGGCGGCTAAGGTCGGCTTTGACTGGAGCGACTTTAGGGGGATTAAGGAGAAGATGGTTGAAGAGCTTCAGGAGATAGAGCAGGAGCTTCACACCGGCAACAGGGATAAGCTCCGGGAAGAGGTAGGCGACCTTCTCTTCATGGCCGTTAACCTCGCCCGTTTCTTGGGGATTCACCCGGAAGTTGCCCTTAGGGAGGCGAACGACAAGTTTGAAAGACGTTTCCGCTACATGGAGGAGGTCGCCCGTAAGGAGGGGAAAGAGCTGAAGGAGCTCTCCCTTGAGCAGATGGAGCGTTTGTGGGAGCAGGCAAAGCGGGAGCTCAAGTGA
- the ruvA gene encoding Holliday junction branch migration protein RuvA encodes MVEAVSGTVSGKGDGAVFLSCGCFTLRLLVPERLLPELHEGTHVTLYTELLFPQEGAPQLFGFKTREERELFRQLMKVPKVGSRLALAVLSVFSPEEFVKVLEGEDVEALSKVPGLGRKLSRRLITELKGKLVSGEVPREVKEVLRRLGYTTAEINEALKGLNLTGVGVEEAVKEALKRLSGSLGDRETE; translated from the coding sequence ATGGTTGAGGCGGTCAGCGGGACCGTTTCCGGCAAGGGAGACGGCGCTGTTTTCCTCAGCTGCGGCTGTTTTACTTTAAGGCTGCTTGTCCCCGAAAGGCTCCTTCCCGAGCTTCACGAGGGAACCCATGTGACCCTTTACACAGAGCTGCTCTTCCCCCAGGAGGGGGCTCCTCAGCTGTTCGGCTTTAAAACCCGGGAGGAGAGGGAGCTCTTCAGGCAGCTTATGAAGGTTCCCAAAGTGGGAAGCCGCCTTGCCCTTGCGGTTCTCTCCGTTTTCTCTCCGGAGGAGTTTGTGAAGGTGCTCGAGGGGGAAGATGTTGAAGCCCTCTCTAAGGTGCCCGGGTTGGGGCGGAAGCTCTCCCGTAGGCTCATCACGGAGCTGAAGGGAAAGCTTGTAAGCGGCGAGGTGCCCCGGGAGGTTAAGGAGGTTCTGAGGAGGCTCGGCTACACAACGGCCGAGATAAACGAAGCCCTGAAAGGCCTAAATTTAACCGGTGTAGGAGTTGAAGAGGCCGTTAAAGAGGCCCTTAAACGCCTTTCGGGGAGTTTAGGTGATAGAGAGACCGAGTAG
- the gspK gene encoding type II secretion system minor pseudopilin GspK: MSSSPSRRGFVLFIVLVVVAVLAAFLFSVLFLSSQGVKRSEAVKDYTVAYHAAVSAVKIALKYLKEDDNSFDGTGDDWAKPIHYNYSGVALSIRIEDLCGKLNVNKLTNPVYFKVGKRLFEELNLNPDLLDALKDWIDKDSRVTGDGAEADYYEAFGYKPSNSPMKSLGELYYVKGFTYKVVKKVKPYFTVYGSGKVNVNSAGKKLLMALSDRITPTLADSIIEARPIRKLQDLLDIPGFTRELYFEIRPIITNRCNYFRVEVTASYGDATASVVALTTRRRILEWKVVE; the protein is encoded by the coding sequence TTGAGTTCTTCTCCCAGTAGGAGAGGCTTCGTTCTGTTTATCGTTCTCGTTGTGGTGGCCGTTCTGGCCGCTTTCCTCTTTTCTGTCCTCTTCCTTTCCTCTCAGGGGGTTAAGAGGTCCGAGGCCGTTAAGGACTACACCGTTGCCTACCACGCCGCCGTTTCGGCCGTTAAGATAGCCCTTAAGTATTTAAAGGAAGACGACAACAGCTTCGACGGCACAGGCGACGACTGGGCAAAGCCGATACACTACAACTACAGCGGCGTTGCCCTCTCTATAAGAATAGAGGACCTGTGCGGCAAGCTGAACGTTAACAAGCTTACGAACCCGGTCTACTTTAAGGTGGGGAAGCGGCTCTTTGAGGAGCTCAACCTCAACCCCGACCTCCTGGACGCCCTGAAGGACTGGATAGACAAGGACAGCCGGGTAACCGGCGACGGTGCAGAGGCGGACTACTACGAGGCCTTCGGCTACAAACCCTCCAACTCGCCGATGAAGAGCCTGGGGGAGCTTTACTACGTTAAGGGGTTCACCTACAAGGTTGTGAAAAAGGTTAAACCCTACTTTACCGTTTACGGCTCCGGGAAGGTGAACGTCAACTCGGCCGGGAAGAAGCTCCTGATGGCCCTCTCCGACCGGATAACTCCCACCCTTGCTGATAGTATAATTGAGGCGCGGCCGATAAGGAAGTTGCAGGACCTCTTAGACATTCCCGGTTTCACCAGAGAGCTCTACTTTGAGATAAGGCCGATAATAACAAACAGGTGCAACTACTTTCGGGTAGAGGTTACCGCTTCCTACGGAGATGCCACTGCGTCTGTTGTGGCCCTCACCACGAGGCGCAGGATTCTTGAGTGGAAGGTCGTTGAATGA